The Salvia splendens isolate huo1 chromosome 21, SspV2, whole genome shotgun sequence genome includes a window with the following:
- the LOC121785346 gene encoding protein CELLULOSE SYNTHASE INTERACTIVE 1-like has translation MERSGETKSQDLELSTPLSLYKMNSRDRSSMEDPDGTLSSVAQCIERLRQSSSSSQEKENSLKQLHELISTRENALDAVGSHSQAVPVLVSLLRSGSLAIKIHAATVLCSLCKENELRVKVLLGGCIPPLLGLLKSNSVDGQIAAARAIFAVSQDGAKDHVGSKIFSTEGVVPVLWEQLKKGLKAGNMADELLTGTLRNLSGSTEGFWSATIKAGGVDTLIKLLTSGQSSTQGNVCFLMACMMMEDPSVCTKILAAEATKLLLRLLGPGHDASVRAEAAGALKSLSAQCKEARREIASASGIPVLINATIAPSKEFMQGEFAQALQENAMCALANISGGLSYVISSLGQSLQSCSSPDQVADTLGAIASALMIYDSKAETARASDPMEVEETLLQQFKPQLPFLVQERTIESLASLYANTVLSSKLANSDAKRLLVGLITMATDEVQEELIGSLLILCKTDGSLWQALQGRDGIQLLISLLGLSSEQQQECAVALLCLLSHENDESKWAITAAGGIPPLVQILETGSAKAKEDAALILGNLCNHSEDIRACVESASAVPALLWILKNGSSNGKEIAAKTLGHLIHESDTATISQLSALLTSDVPESKVYVLDALKSLLCVVPLSDMICEGNAANDAIDTMIDILNSTNEETRAKSARALAGIFELRKDLRETSTAVKTLSSVMKLLNVESVNILVGACHCLAAIFLSINENLDVALVAKKAFPLLVALANSSMLPVANEAVCALASLLLDSEASEKSIPEEIILPATRVLREGTNAGKVHAAAAIARLLHSHQIDSALTDCLNRTGTFLALVSFLEGADSKSVAASEALDALALLSWPIGDIGHNQPSWAVLSDYPNSITPVVSCIADAIPHLQDKAIEILSRLCQAQPLVVGNKVVSITGCISCIAGRVISSSNARVKIGGAALIVCSAKVNHQRVVEELYMSDLCTSLVRSLVGILDSSESSQVGDQGSKDIISISRMYNKTTEHNSEKITSFIYGSSIAIWLLSVLASHSDKNKLDIMEAGAVDILTEKISQSFFQCTQSDYKEDSSIWISALLLAVLFQNRDIIRANATMNATKVLASLLRSEVAANRFFAAQALASLVCNGSRGTLLSVANSGAAVGLITLLGCSDADIHDLLELSEEFTLVGYPDQVALERLFRVDDIRVSATSRKAIPALVDLLKPIPERPGAPFLALGLLIQLAQDCPSNQTVMVESGVLEGLTKYLSLSPQDAEQTATDLLGVLFSTPEIRKHEAALGTVTQLVAVLRLGGRAARYSAAKALENLFAADHVKNAESSRQAVQPLVEILSTGSEKEQHAAIGALVRLLSENPSRALVVADVEINAVDVLCRILSSNSSMELKGDAAELCSVLFCNTRIKSTEAAARCVEPLVSLLITEYSPAHHSVVGALDRLLDDEQLAELIAAHGAVIPLVGLLYGQNYLLHEAVSRALVKLGKDRPACKMEMVKAGVVESVLDILHEAPDFLCAAFAELLRILTNNATIAKAPSTAKVIEPLFLLLTRLELGPDGQQSALQVLVNILEHPQCRADYTLPSQHAIEPLISLLNSPASAVQQSAAELLSHLLLVEHLQRDSLVPRVIGPLIRVLGSGIPILQHRAVRALVCVAATWPNEIAKEGGVTELSKVILQADSSLPNALWESAASVLSSIMQYSSEFYLEVPIAVLVRLLHSGTQSTVVGALNALLVLESDDSSSAEAMAESGAIEALLGILRSHQCEETAARLLEVLLNNVKIRESKVTKSAILPLSQYLLDPQSQGQQARLLTTLALGDLFQNEVLARSADAISACRALVSLLEDQPTEEMKVVAICTLQNLVMYSKANKRAVAEAGGVQVVLDLIGSSEPEISLQAAMFVKLLFSNNTIQEYASSETVRAITAAIEKDLWANGAVNEEYLKALNSLFSNFPRLRASEPATLSIPHLVTSLKSGTEATQEAALDALFLLRQAWSACPAEVSRAQSDAAADAIPLLQYLIQSGPPRFQEKSEILLQCLPGTLTVIMKRANNLKQSVGNPSAFCKLTLGSSPPQLTKIVSTGPNPEWDESFTWSFESPPKGQKLRISCKNKSKMGKKSFGKVMIQIDRVVMMGTVAGEYTLLPQSKSGPSRNLHIEFLWSNSKVPPPET, from the exons ATG GAGAGAAGTGGAGAAACAAAATCTCAGGACTTGGAGCTTTCAACTCCTCTTTCCCTCTACAAAATGAATTCAAG GGATAGGAGTAGCATGGAGGACCCAGATGGGACATTATCAAGTGTTGCACAATGCATTGAGCGCTTGCGGCAGAGTTCTTCATCATCACAAGAAAAGGAGAATTCATTGAAGCAATTACACGAGCTAATTAGTACAAGGGAAAATGCTTTGGATGCTGTTGGATCTCATTCCCAAGCAGTTCCAGTACTTGTCTCTCTTCTTCGTTCTGGATCGTTGGCAATAAAGATACATGCTGCTACTGTTTTATGTTCTCTTTGCAAAGAGAATGAATTGCGTGTCAAAGTCTTGCTTGGAGGTTGCATTCCACCACTGCTTGGTCTTCTTAAATCAAACTCAGTTGATGGACAAATTGCAGCAGCAAGGGCCATATTTGCGGTTTCACAAGATGGTGCTAAGGATCATGTTGGCTCAAAAATCTTTTCGACAGAAGGAGTTGTCCCTGTCTTATGGGAGCAACTAAAGAAAGGACTTAAGGCTGGAAACATGGCAGATGAATTGCTCACCGGCACTTTGCGAAATCTTTCTGGCAGCACTGAGGGATTTTGGTCTGCTACTATTAAAGCTGGAGGAGTCGATACACTGATCAAATTGCTGACTTCAGGCCAATCAAGTACACAAGgaaatgtatgttttcttatgGCATGTATGATGATGGAGGATCCATCTGTATGTACAAAAATTCTGGCTGCAGAGGCAACTAAACTGCTTCTCAGGCTACTTGGACCTGGGCATGATGCTTCTGTAAGAGCAGAAGCTGCAGGTGCTCTTAAATCTCTTTCTGCTCAGTGCAAAGAAGCAAGGCGGGAGATTGCTAGCGCGAGCGGTATACCTGTTCTAATCAATGCGACAATAGCTCCTTCAAAAGAATTCATGCAGGGTGAGTTTGCGCAAGCTTTGCAAGAGAACGCAATGTGTGCGCTTGCAAACATATCTGGTGGCCTATCGTATGTCATATCAAGTCTTGGTCAAAGCCTTCAATCATGTAGCTCCCCTGATCAAGTGGCAGACACATTGGGAGCAATAGCGTCTGCGTTAATGATATATGACAGCAAAGCAGAAACTGCTAGAGCATCGGATCCCATGGAGGTCGAGGAGACATTGCTACAACAGTTCAAACCTCAGTTACCCTTTCTGGTGCAGGAGCGAACAATAGAATCCCTTGCTAGTTTGTATGCAAATACGGTATTATCAAGCAAACTAGCAAATTCTGATGCAAAAAGGCTGCTTGTTGGTTTAATTACCATGGCCACCGATGAGGTTCAGGAAGAGTTGATAGGGTCTCTTTTGATTCTTTGCAAAACTGATGGTAGTTTGTGGCAAGCCCTTCAAGGTCGCGATGGGATTCAGCTTTTGATATCACTTCTTGGTCTCTCATCAGAGCAGCAGCAAGAGTGTGCTGTAGCATTGCTCTGCCTTCTATCTCATGAAAATGATGAAAGCAAATGGGCTATTACAGCTGCTGGTGGCATTCCTCCTCTTGTTCAAATTCTGGAAACAGGGTCTGCAAAAGCCAAAGAAGACGCTGCATTAATACTTGGAAATCTTTGTAATCATAGTGAGGATATACGTGCTTGTGTTGAAAGTGCTTCTGCGGTCCCTGCTCTACTTTGGATACTAAAGAATGGAAGTTCCAATGGCAAGGAGATTGCTGCTAAGACCTTGGGTCATTTGATTCACGAGTCTGATACAGCAACGATCAGCCAACTTTCTGCATTATTAACCAGTGATGTACCTGAATCCAAAGTCTATGTTTTAGATGCCTTGAAAAGTTTACTCTGTGTGGTCCCTCTGAGTGATATGATATGTGAGGGTAACGCTGCAAATGATGCTATTGATACGATGATAGATATCTTAAACTCTACCAACGAAGAGACTCGGGCAAAGTCGGCACGGGCATTGGCTGGAATTTTTGAACTGAGGAAGGACTTGCGTGAAACTAGCACTGCTGTTAAGACCCTTTCATCAGTCATGAAGCTATTGAATGTTGAATCTGTAAACATTTTAGTTGGAGCTTGTCACTGCCTTGCCGCAATCTTTCTCTCTATCAATGAGAACCTTGACGTCGCTCTTGTCGCTAAAAAGGCTTTCCCCTTGTTAGTGGCACTTGCAAACTCCTCAATGCTTCCGGTTGCAAATGAAGCAGTCTGTGCTTTGGCAAGTCTGCTTTTAGACAGTGAAGCATCAGAAAAATCTATCCCTGAAGAAATTATACTGCCTGCTACTAGAGTTTTGCGTGAGGGAACAAATGCTGGCAAAGTCCATGCTGCAGCTGCAATTGCTCGGCTTCTGCATTCTCATCAGATTGATTCTGCTTTAACTGATTGTTTAAATCGCACCGGAACATTTCTGGCTTTAGTTTCTTTCCTTGAAGGGGCTGATAGTAAATCTGTTGCTGCGTCAGAGGCTCTAGATGCACTTGCTCTCCTCTCATGGCCTATTGGAGATATTGGGCACAACCAACCTTCTTGGGCAGTTCTTTCTGACTACCCAAATAGCATTACACCTGTAGTTTCATGTATTGCTGATGCCATACCGCATTTGCAAGATAAAGCTATAGAAATACTCTCTCGGCTCTGCCAAGCTCAGCCACTAGTTGTTGGGAACAAAGTTGTCAGCATCACCGGGTGCATTTCATGTATTGCAGGAAGGGTTATCAGTTCCTCAAATGCAAGGGTTAAAATTGGTGGAGCTGCACTTATTGTTTGCAGTGCAAAAGTGAATCATCAAAGAGTAGTTGAAGAATTATATATGTCTGATTTGTGTACTTCACTTGTGCGTTCTCTTGTTGGAATACTAGATTCTTCCGAGTCATCTCAAGTTGGAGATCAGGGAAGCAAAGATATCATAAGTATCTCCAGGATGTATAACAAAACAACTGAACACAACTCAGAGAAAATTACTTCCTTCATATATGGTTCGAGTATAGCTATCTGGCTCCTTTCTGTTCTTGCTAGTCACAGTGACAAAAATAAGCTGGATATTATGGAGGCTGGAGCAGTTGATATTCTCACAGAAAAAATCTCTCAGTCCTTTTTCCAGTGTACTCAG TCTGATTACAAAGAAGATAGCAGTATATGGATATCTGCCCTATTATTAGCTGTCTTATTTCAAAATAGAGATATCATTCGTGCAAATGCAACCATGAACGCAACTAAAGTGCTAGCTAGTCTTTTGAGGTCAGAGGTGGCAGCAAACAGATTTTTTGCTGCCCAAGCTTTGGCTAGTCTGGTCTGTAATGGTAGCAGAGGAACTCTTCTGTCTGTTGCAAATTCAGGGGCAGCTGTAGGACTGATTACCTTGCTTGGTTGCTCTGATGCTGATATACATGACCTTCTGGAATTGTCTGAGGAGTTCACTTTGGTAGGCTATCCCGACCAAGTTGCCCTTGAGAGACTGTTTAGGGTGGATGACATTAGAGTCAGCGCAACGTCTAGAAAAGCAATACCTGCGCTTGTTGATCTGCTGAAACCTATTCCAGAACGCCCTGGAGCACCTTTCCTTGCACTAGGACTTCTGATTCAGCTTGCGCAAGATTGTCCTTCTAATCAAACTGTCATGGTGGAGTCAGGGGTTCTAGAAGGTTTGACAAAGTATCTTTCTCTAAGCCCGCAAGATGCTGAACAAACTGCTACTGATTTACTTGGAGTTCTGTTTAGTACACCTGAGATAAGGAAACATGAAGCCGCATTGGGCACTGTCACTCAACTTGTCGCAGTTTTGCGTTTAGGTGGAAGAGCGGCAAGATATAGTGCTGCTAAAGCATTGGAAAACTTGTTTGCTGCTGACCATGTAAAGAATGCAGAATCTTCTAGGCAGGCTGTTCAACCTTTGGTTGAAATCCTGAGCACGGGGTCGGAGAAGGAGCAGCATGCTGCTATTGGTGCTTTGGTCCGGCTACTGAGTGAGAATCCATCAAGAGCCCTTGTGGTTGCTGATGTTGAGATTAATGCTGTTGATGTGTTGTGCAGGATTCTTTCATCAAATAGTTCAATGGAATTAAAAGGGGATGCTGCTGAGTTGTGCTCTGTACTGTTTTGCAATACAAGGATAAAATCTACCGAAGCAGCTGCTCGTTGCGTTGAGCCTTTAGTTTCTCTTCTCATTACCGAGTATAGTCCAGCACATCATTCAGTTGTGGGAGCATTGGATAGACTTTTAGATGATGAACAGCTGGCAGAACTTATTGCTGCGCATGGTGCTGTTATCCCTCTTGTAGGTCTTCTGTACGGTCAGAATTATTTGCTTCATGAGGCTGTCTCTAGAGCTCTAGTTAAGTTAGGGAAAGATAGGCCTGCATGTAAGATGGAAATGGTGAAAGCAGGCGTGGTCGAGAGTGTGCTTGATATACTTCATGAGGCACCTGATTTCCTCTGTGCTGCATTCGCTGAATTGCTTAGAATACTCACTAATAATGCGACCATTGCCAAAGCTCCATCAACAGCAAAAGTTATTGAGCCTCTGTTCTTGTTACTAACAAGATTAGAGCTTGGACCTGATGGACAACAAAGTGCTCTGCAAGTTCTTGTCAATATtctagagcatccacagtgtcGTGCTGATTACACCCTGCCATCTCAGCATGCTATTGAACCTCTTATATCCTTACTCAATTCTCCTGCTTCAGCTGTGCAGCAATCTGCAGCTGAGCTACTTTCCCACCTACTTTTGGTGGAGCATCTTCAAAGAGATTCTTTAGTACCACGGGTGATTGGTCCGCTGATACGCGTTCTTGGTTCTGGAATTCCTATTCTGCAGCATAGAGCTGTCCGGGCTCTTGTCTGTGTTGCAGCCACATGGCCAAATGAGATTGCAAAGGAGGGTGGTGTGACTGAGCTGTCCAAAGTCATACTTCAAGCTGATTCTTCACTCCCAAATGCCTTGTGGGAGTCAGCTGCCTCTGTTTTATCCAGTATTATGCAATATAGTTCTGAGTTCTATTTGGAAGTACCTATAGCAGTATTAGTCAGGCTGCTTCATTCAGGCACGCAGAGCACAGTTGTTGGTGCACTGAATGCTCTTCTAGTGTTGGAGAGTGATGACTCTAGCAGTGCTGAAGCAATGGCTGAAAGTGGGGCGATTGAGGCACTTTTGGGAATTCTTAGAAGTCATCAGTGTGAAGAAACAGCTGCCCGACTACTTGAGGTTTTGTTGAACAACGTAAAGATCCGGGAATCTAAAGTTACCAAGTCTGCCATTTTGCCACTATCTCAATACCTTTTGGATCCTCAAAGCCAAGGTCAGCAGGCGAGGCTACTGACAACTCTTGCTCTTGGTGATCTTTTCCAGAATGAGGTTCTTGCTCGATCAGCAGATGCCATTTCAGCATGCCGAGCACTAGTGAGTCTGCTTGAGGATCAACCTACAgaagaaatgaaagtagtagCTATATGTACTCTACAGAACCTCGTTATGTACAGCAAAGCAAATAAACGGGCAGTTGCAGAAGCTGGTGGTGTGCAGGTTGTGCTTGATTTGATTGGTTCAAGTGAACCTGAAATATCCCTGCAGGCAGCAATGTTCGTCAAACTTCTTTTCTCTAATAATACCATACAAGAATATGCCTCAAGTGAAACTGTCAGAGCTATAACTG CTGCAATCGAGAAAGACTTGTGGGCCAATGGTGCGGTAAATGAGGAGTATTTGAAGGCCCTCAATTCACTATTTAGCAATTTCCCCCGTCTTAGAGCTTCCGAACCTGCAACACTAAGTATTCCTCATCTGGTCACCTCTCTCAAGAGTGGAACGGAAGCCACTCAAGAAGCTGCCTTGGATGCACTATTTCTTCTCAGGCAGGCATGGTCAGCGTGTCCAGCTGAAGTTTCTCGAGCCCAATCGGATGCGGCAGCAGACGCCATACCCCTGTTACAGTACCTAATCCAATCAGGACCTCCTCGGTTCCAGGAGAAATCCGAAATTTTGCTGCAGTGTTTGCCTGGAACCCTCACTGTCATAATGAAGCGAGCAAACAATTTAAAGCAATCAGTTGGGAATCCTAGTGCATTTTGCAAGCTGACCCTCGGAAGTTCACCCCCACAACTAACAAAG ATTGTATCAACTGGTCCCAATCCAGAATGGGATGAGAGTTTCACGTGGTCGTTTGAAAGTCCCCCCAAAGGCCAGAAGCTTCGCATTTCATGCAAGAACAAGAGCAAAATGGGGAAG AAATCATTCGGAAAGGTGATGATCCAGATCGACCGTGTAGTAATGATGGGTACAGTTGCCGGAGAGTACACATTGCTGCCTCAAAGCAAAAGCGGACCTTCAAGAAATCTGCACATCGAATTTCTCTGGTCCAACAGTAAGGTGCCCCCTCCTGAGACCTGA
- the LOC121783584 gene encoding photosynthetic NDH subunit of lumenal location 4, chloroplastic-like isoform X1: MAAASQLTILAPKPRSPQAFRATASCSAVTPGGVKKQIMGVAAGILAASVVASAAPLEANATRIEYFATVAEPSCELNFVRSGLGYCDVVLGSGEEVPFAQLINVHYTARFADGIVFDSTYKRARPLTMRLGMGKVIKGLDQGILGGGGVPPMHVGGKRKLQIPPQLAYGPEPAGCFSGDCNIPANATLVYDVNFVNVYSGNRKE, from the exons ATGGCGGCAGCCTCTCAACTTACCATTCTCGCGCCGAAGCCTCGCTCCCCTCAGGCATTCAGGGCCACCGCTTCATGCTCCGCCGTCACTCCCGGCGGCGTCAAGAAGCAAATTATGGGCGTCGCCGCCGGCATTTTGGCAGCTTCGGTGGTGGCTTCTGCCGCTCCTCTTGAGGCCAACGCCACCCGGATTGAGTACTTCGCCACTGTCGCAGAGCCCTCGTGCGAGCTCAATTTTGTTCGGTCCGGGCTCGGATATTGCGACGTTGTTCTTGGCTCCGGCGAGGAGGTTCCGTTTGCTCAGCTCATCAAT GTTCACTACACAGCGAGATTCGCTGACGGGATCGTGTTTGATAGCACTTACAAACGTGCTAGGCCGCTCACAATGCGGCTTGGCATGGGCAAG GTGATAAAAGGATTGGATCAAGGCATATTGGGAGGAGGAGGTGTGCCACCAATGCATGTAGGTGGCAAAAGGAAGCTTCAAATCCCTCCACAGTTAGCATATGGGCCTGAGCCAGCTGGCTGCTTCTCAGGAGACTGCAACATCCCTGCAAATGCTACACTTGTTTATGATGTCAACTTTGTTAATGTCTACTCTGGAAACAGAAAAGAGTGA
- the LOC121783584 gene encoding photosynthetic NDH subunit of lumenal location 4, chloroplastic-like isoform X2, whose translation MAAASQLTILAPKPRSPQAFRATASCSAVTPGGVKKQIMGVAAGILAASVVASAAPLEANATRIEYFATVAEPSCELNFVRSGLGYCDVVLGSGEEVHYTARFADGIVFDSTYKRARPLTMRLGMGKVIKGLDQGILGGGGVPPMHVGGKRKLQIPPQLAYGPEPAGCFSGDCNIPANATLVYDVNFVNVYSGNRKE comes from the exons ATGGCGGCAGCCTCTCAACTTACCATTCTCGCGCCGAAGCCTCGCTCCCCTCAGGCATTCAGGGCCACCGCTTCATGCTCCGCCGTCACTCCCGGCGGCGTCAAGAAGCAAATTATGGGCGTCGCCGCCGGCATTTTGGCAGCTTCGGTGGTGGCTTCTGCCGCTCCTCTTGAGGCCAACGCCACCCGGATTGAGTACTTCGCCACTGTCGCAGAGCCCTCGTGCGAGCTCAATTTTGTTCGGTCCGGGCTCGGATATTGCGACGTTGTTCTTGGCTCCGGCGAGGAG GTTCACTACACAGCGAGATTCGCTGACGGGATCGTGTTTGATAGCACTTACAAACGTGCTAGGCCGCTCACAATGCGGCTTGGCATGGGCAAG GTGATAAAAGGATTGGATCAAGGCATATTGGGAGGAGGAGGTGTGCCACCAATGCATGTAGGTGGCAAAAGGAAGCTTCAAATCCCTCCACAGTTAGCATATGGGCCTGAGCCAGCTGGCTGCTTCTCAGGAGACTGCAACATCCCTGCAAATGCTACACTTGTTTATGATGTCAACTTTGTTAATGTCTACTCTGGAAACAGAAAAGAGTGA